One Takifugu rubripes chromosome 19, fTakRub1.2, whole genome shotgun sequence genomic window carries:
- the ahcy gene encoding adenosylhomocysteinase: protein MSEKLPYKVADISLAEWGRKAIDIAENEMPGLMKMREKYGQSKPLKGARIAGCLHMTLQTAVLIETLTALGAEVQWSSCNIFSTQDHAAAAVAKSGIPVYAWKGETDEEYVWCIEQTLYFKDNQPLNMILDDGGDLTNMVHQKYPKLLSGIRGLSEETTTGVHNLYKMLKKGELKVPAINVNDSVTKSKFDNLYGCRESLIDGIKRATDVMIAGKVAVVAGYGDVGKGCVQALRGFGARVIVTEVDPINALQAAMEGYEVTTMDEACKEGNIFVTTTGCEDIIMGHHFEQMKDDAIVCNIGHFDCEIDVSWLNKNAEKVNIKAQVDRYLLKNGRHVIILAEGRLVNLGCAMGHPSFVMSNSFTNQVLAQIELWTHTDKYPLGVYFLPKKLDEEVAAAHLDKLGVKLTKLTDKQAKYLGLPVKGPFKPDHYRY, encoded by the exons ATGTCCGAGAAACTACCCTACAAAGTCG CTGACATAAGCCTGGCTGAATGGGGGCGCAAGGCCATCGACATTGCTGAAAATGAGATGCCCGgactgatgaagatgagggagaaGTACGGTCAGTCCAAGCCCCTGAAGGGAGCGCGGATTGCTGGCTGTCTCCACATGACCCTGCAGACCGCGGTGCTCATCGAGACCCTCACCGCCCTCGGGGCTGAG GTTCAGTGGTCGAGCTGTAACATCTTCTCGACTCAGGAtcacgccgccgctgctgttgcCAAGTCTGGTATCCCAG TGTACGCATGGAAAGGCGAGACCGACGAGGAGTACGTGTGGTGCATTGAACAAACCCTGTACTTCAAAGATAATCAGCCCCTCAACATGatcctggatgatggaggagacCTCACTAACATGGTCCATCAGAAATATCCCAAATTACTGTCAG GCATCCGTGGATTATCAGAGGAGACTACTACAGGCGTCCACAATCTGTACAAGATGCTGAAGAAGGGCGAGCTGAAGGTGCCGGCCATTAACGTCAACGACTCGGTCACAAAG AGCAAGTTTGACAACCTTTATGGCTGCAGGGAGAGCCTGATCGACGGCATCAAGCGGGCCACAGACGTGATGATCGCTGGCAAAGTGGCTGTGGTGGCCGGTTATGGTGACGTGGGAAAAGGCTGCGTCCAGGCTCTGCGAGGTTTTGGAGCTCGTGTCATCGTCACAGAGGTTGATCCCATAAATGCCCTGCAGGCAGCCATGGAGG GTTACGAGGTCACCACCATGGACGAGGCCTGTAAGGAGGGGAACATTTTCGTCACCACCACCGGCTGCGAGGACATCATTATGGGACA TCACTTTGAGCAGATGAAGGACGACGCCATTGTCTGCAACATTGGACACTTTGACTGCGAAATCGACGTTAGCTGGCTCAACAAAAACGCAGAAAAGGTTAACATCAAGGCCCAG GTTGACCGCTACCTTCTGAAAAACGGCCGTCACGTCATTATCCTGGCCGAGGGCCGCCTGGTCAACCTGGGCTGCGCCATGGGACACCCGTCTTTCGTCATGAGCAACTCCTTCACCAATCAG GTTCTGGCTCAGATCGAGTTGTGGACGCACACAGACAAATACCCTCTAGGAGTCTACTTCTTACCCAAGAAG TTGGACGAGGAGGTCGCAGCCGCCCATCTAGACAAACTTGGAGTGAAGCTGACCAAGCTGACCGACAAGCAGGCCAAATACTTGGGCCTCCCCGTCAAGGGACCCTTCAAGCCCGACCATTACCGCTACTGA
- the chmp4ba gene encoding charged multivesicular body protein 4b: MSALVRLFGGGGKGGKQPTPQEAIQRLRETEEMLTKKQDHLEKKIEEELLTAKRNGTKNKRVALQALKRKKRYEEQLSRIDGTLSTIEFQREALENANTNTEVLKNMGMAAKAMKKTHENIGVDSIDDLMADIAEQHEVAQEISDTISRPIGPGFDFDEDELLAELEEMEQEELDKNLLEVEGPSNVPLPSVPSTSLPARPAKKKEEEDEDDMADLQAWATS, encoded by the exons ATGTCGGCGTTGGTGAGGCTGTTCGGCGGCGGGGGTAAGGGCGGAAAGCAGCCGACACCCCAGGAGGCGATCCAGAGACTCCGCGAAACCGAGGAAATGTTGACCAAAAAACAGGACCATCTGGAGAAGAAGAtcgaggaggagctgctgacggCGAAAAGGAACGGCACGAAAAATAAGCGAG TCGCCCTCCAGGCCCTGAAGAGGAAAAAGCGGTATGAAGAGCAGCTGAGTCGGATCGACGGGACGCTGTCAACCATCGAGTTCCAGAGGGAAGCTCTGGAAAATGCCAACACCAACACCGAAGTTCTGAAGAACATGGGCATGGCTGCCAAGGCCATGAAGAAGACTCACGAAAACAT AGGAGTGGACAGCATCGATGACCTGATGGCAGATATTGCCGAACAACACGAGGTGGCTCAGGAAATCTCAGACACAATTTCCAGGCCGATTGGTCCCGGATTCGATTTCGATGAG GACGAGCTTctggctgagctggaggaaatggaaCAGGAGGAACTGGACAAGAATCTTCTGGAGGTCGAAGGGCCGAGCAACGTTCCCCTACCCAGTGTTCCTTCTACGTCACTACCAGCGAGACCAG caaagaagaaggaggaagaagacgaaGACGACATGGCAGATCTCCAGGCCTGGGCCACCAGCTAG